Proteins found in one Desulfovibrio sp. genomic segment:
- the csrA gene encoding carbon storage regulator CsrA translates to MLILTRRPGESLYLGENIRITILGMQGKQVKLGLEVPDDTTIYREEVYKRVVEENRRALETSNNDLMVAAELWHETKK, encoded by the coding sequence ATGCTCATATTGACAAGACGCCCAGGAGAAAGCCTATATCTGGGCGAGAATATACGCATAACTATCCTGGGCATGCAGGGTAAACAGGTCAAACTGGGCCTGGAAGTACCCGATGACACCACGATATACCGCGAAGAAGTGTACAAGCGGGTTGTTGAAGAAAACCGGCGCGCCCTTGAAACCAGTAATAACGACCTCATGGTGGCTGCTGAACTATGGCACGAAACAAAGAAATAG
- the dnaJ gene encoding molecular chaperone DnaJ gives MELDYYEVLGVSRSAEDDEIKRAYRKLALKYHPDHNPDNAEAEQKFKEAAEAYDVLRDPEKRARYDRFGRAGVQGGAGGFGSNDDIFAHFSDIFGDLFGFSTATRGPRPMAGADLRYNLTITFAQAAKGDEISISLPKHVTCSECNGSGAAPGSKAETCRQCGGSGQVRRSQGFFQISMPCPSCQGSGRVITKPCPKCKGEGITTDTRELVVRVPAGVDSGTRLRVRGEGEPGVHGGPAGDLYVVLTVEQDKRWQRQGQDLIYSLEISFVQAALGHRAEVPGIDGNLPLEIPKGIQSGTLLRISGEGMPYPGRRSRGDLLVEVKVLTPTRLSAKQEELLREFEAAAEKSPLEKVKKAAKKISKAMGID, from the coding sequence ATGGAGCTCGATTACTACGAAGTGCTGGGCGTAAGCCGCAGCGCCGAAGATGACGAAATTAAACGGGCCTACCGTAAGCTGGCCTTGAAGTATCACCCTGACCACAACCCCGACAATGCCGAGGCCGAACAAAAGTTCAAGGAAGCCGCCGAAGCGTATGATGTGCTGCGTGACCCTGAAAAACGCGCGCGCTATGACCGTTTTGGACGCGCTGGCGTTCAGGGCGGAGCGGGTGGTTTTGGCAGCAACGATGATATTTTTGCGCATTTCAGCGATATCTTCGGCGATCTTTTTGGCTTTTCTACCGCTACGCGCGGCCCCAGGCCCATGGCCGGGGCTGATCTGCGCTACAATCTGACCATCACCTTTGCCCAGGCCGCCAAGGGCGACGAGATCAGCATCTCCCTGCCCAAGCACGTTACCTGCTCCGAATGCAACGGTAGCGGCGCGGCACCCGGCAGCAAGGCCGAGACATGCCGCCAGTGCGGCGGCAGCGGTCAGGTGCGCCGCTCGCAAGGATTTTTCCAGATATCCATGCCCTGCCCCTCCTGTCAGGGTTCGGGCCGGGTCATCACCAAGCCCTGCCCCAAGTGCAAGGGCGAAGGCATCACCACAGACACCCGTGAACTTGTGGTGCGCGTGCCTGCCGGTGTGGACAGCGGCACCCGTCTGCGCGTGCGCGGCGAGGGTGAACCCGGCGTCCACGGCGGCCCGGCTGGCGACCTCTATGTTGTGCTCACCGTTGAGCAGGACAAGCGCTGGCAGCGTCAGGGACAAGACCTCATTTACTCCCTTGAGATCAGCTTTGTGCAGGCGGCTCTGGGCCATCGGGCAGAAGTCCCCGGCATTGACGGCAACCTGCCGCTGGAAATTCCCAAGGGCATTCAGAGCGGCACCCTGCTGCGAATTTCTGGAGAGGGCATGCCCTACCCCGGACGCCGTTCGCGCGGCGATCTGCTGGTAGAGGTGAAAGTGCTTACGCCTACCCGTCTTTCTGCCAAGCAGGAAGAACTGCTGCGCGAGTTTGAGGCAGCGGCGGAAAAGAGCCCGCTGGAAAAGGTCAAAAAGGCCGCAAAAAAAATCAGCAAGGCCATGGGCATCGACTAA
- a CDS encoding substrate-binding domain-containing protein — protein METTEKGRRDFLKSLALGAAGAAMLTPQTANAAEGATLQVWSCGGLAEAMMPAHEAYQQHSGVKVVYTGAFAAALGKSLLTGGGQTEVFAGRVLALAQNLRKAGKMVNFRPLCFTSYVIAVPKGNPAKISDIEDLTRGGVRVSMARDASAPGGQAVMGILKAADITPKVLANVPEQGSCVQRSVESVAEGKADAMIVERRITRMTRFADRLDLVEIPERFFPAGPLTFTVGMMANASDPAKAAAYMDWITSEQGQAFFEAAGFIPAISPKGMELVEKLGVKDVA, from the coding sequence ATGGAAACTACCGAAAAAGGACGACGCGATTTTCTTAAATCGCTGGCGTTGGGGGCAGCGGGCGCTGCCATGTTGACGCCGCAAACCGCCAATGCGGCGGAGGGCGCCACCTTGCAGGTGTGGTCGTGCGGCGGACTTGCCGAGGCCATGATGCCTGCGCATGAGGCCTATCAGCAGCACTCGGGCGTCAAGGTTGTCTACACTGGAGCCTTTGCAGCGGCCTTGGGCAAGTCCCTGCTGACAGGCGGCGGGCAGACCGAGGTTTTTGCCGGACGCGTGCTGGCTCTGGCCCAGAATCTGCGCAAGGCTGGCAAAATGGTCAATTTCAGGCCCTTGTGCTTTACCAGTTACGTCATTGCGGTTCCCAAGGGGAATCCCGCCAAAATTAGCGATATTGAAGACCTGACCCGCGGCGGCGTGCGGGTTTCCATGGCGCGGGACGCTTCCGCTCCCGGCGGACAGGCGGTTATGGGCATCCTCAAGGCTGCGGACATCACGCCCAAGGTGCTTGCCAACGTGCCCGAACAGGGCAGCTGCGTGCAGCGTTCTGTGGAAAGCGTTGCCGAGGGCAAGGCTGACGCCATGATTGTGGAGCGGCGCATCACCCGCATGACGCGGTTTGCCGACCGGCTGGATTTGGTGGAAATCCCTGAGCGGTTTTTCCCCGCCGGGCCGCTGACCTTTACCGTGGGTATGATGGCCAACGCCTCCGACCCGGCAAAAGCCGCAGCCTATATGGACTGGATTACCAGTGAGCAGGGGCAGGCCTTTTTTGAAGCGGCGGGCTTTATCCCTGCCATTTCGCCCAAGGGCATGGAACTTGTGGAAAAGCTGGGGGTGAAGGATGTTGCATGA
- a CDS encoding YnfA family protein has protein sequence MIKTFALFVATALAEITGCYLPWLWLRKGGSAWLLVPACLSLAVFAWLLTLHPAASGRVYAAYGCVYVVTALLWLRLVDGVPLASTDILGGAVALVGMGIIVSGWGTAA, from the coding sequence ATGATCAAGACGTTCGCGCTTTTTGTGGCAACGGCTCTGGCGGAGATAACAGGGTGCTATCTGCCCTGGTTGTGGTTGCGCAAGGGCGGCTCTGCCTGGCTGCTTGTGCCCGCCTGCCTGAGTCTTGCGGTATTTGCATGGTTGCTGACCCTGCACCCCGCAGCCAGCGGCAGGGTCTATGCCGCCTATGGTTGCGTGTATGTGGTTACGGCTCTCTTGTGGTTGCGCTTGGTTGACGGCGTGCCGCTGGCCAGTACAGATATCTTGGGCGGTGCGGTGGCCTTGGTGGGTATGGGCATTATTGTTTCCGGCTGGGGAACAGCCGCCTGA
- a CDS encoding M23 family metallopeptidase, which yields MLFGKYHIVIFTEGRSGSRNLRMRGWFGFIACVLVLALVACNVWLLRSWLETRHLGDDLRNADKTIEEQRRQLVNLVERISVVGRDLERVQSFDSKLRIMMNMEKDPTEAGSIGDRPGDFSRTYLPLHRQELAARKMLEFLTRLSESVRLEEVRQQDLLLALRENRDALSSMPTIWPVVGFVSSSFGWRSAPFGGRGQFHKGLDITNRIGTPIMAPAQGVVTLSGRDGAYGFSVEINHGSGIVTKYGHMQRCAVQEGQWVKRGEIVGYVGMSGRTTGPHLHYEVRLNGVPVDPMRYILE from the coding sequence ATGCTGTTCGGCAAATATCACATAGTCATCTTCACTGAAGGTCGTAGCGGCAGCCGCAACCTGCGCATGCGCGGCTGGTTTGGCTTTATTGCCTGCGTGCTGGTGCTGGCCCTTGTGGCCTGCAATGTCTGGCTGCTGCGCAGTTGGCTTGAAACCCGGCATCTGGGCGACGACCTGCGCAATGCAGACAAAACCATTGAAGAACAGCGCCGCCAGCTTGTGAATCTGGTTGAGCGTATTTCTGTTGTGGGGCGTGATCTGGAGCGGGTGCAAAGCTTCGACTCCAAGCTGCGCATCATGATGAATATGGAAAAAGATCCCACGGAGGCCGGTTCCATCGGCGACAGGCCGGGGGATTTTTCGCGTACCTATCTGCCCTTGCACCGGCAGGAACTTGCCGCCCGCAAGATGCTTGAATTCCTTACCCGTCTCTCTGAATCCGTGCGGCTTGAAGAAGTGCGCCAGCAGGACTTGCTGCTGGCACTGCGTGAAAACCGCGACGCCCTTTCTTCCATGCCGACCATCTGGCCCGTGGTGGGTTTTGTTTCTTCCAGTTTTGGCTGGCGTTCCGCACCGTTTGGCGGGCGGGGGCAGTTCCATAAGGGCCTGGACATCACCAACCGCATCGGCACGCCCATCATGGCTCCAGCCCAGGGCGTGGTGACTCTTTCGGGGCGTGATGGCGCGTATGGTTTCAGCGTTGAAATCAACCACGGCAGCGGCATTGTTACCAAATACGGGCACATGCAGCGCTGCGCCGTGCAGGAAGGCCAGTGGGTCAAGCGCGGCGAAATTGTGGGCTATGTGGGCATGAGTGGCCGCACCACCGGGCCGCACCTGCACTACGAGGTGCGCCTTAACGGTGTGCCGGTTGACCCCATGCGTTATATTCTGGAGTAG
- the rpoZ gene encoding DNA-directed RNA polymerase subunit omega: MARITVEDCQQRVDNRFLLVQMAIKRVHQYREGYEPLVESRNKEAVTALREIAAGKVLPDDDSLYNPLPGHNAAAAEE; the protein is encoded by the coding sequence ATGGCCCGTATTACCGTGGAAGATTGTCAGCAGCGCGTGGACAACCGTTTTCTGCTGGTGCAGATGGCTATCAAGCGTGTGCATCAGTACCGCGAAGGCTATGAACCGCTGGTAGAATCCCGCAACAAAGAGGCCGTGACCGCTCTGCGCGAAATTGCCGCCGGAAAGGTTCTGCCTGATGACGACAGTCTTTACAACCCCCTGCCCGGCCATAACGCGGCCGCCGCAGAGGAGTAG
- a CDS encoding 4Fe-4S binding protein produces MLHEIVARPSLRLRALQWCNRAVLFASTLFLGEWALFGVFRCPFVVPFVSCQNCPVITCPGQVARMFWGFWGVWLAVAALFGKAFCGWLCPGQLVNRALALNPFRFGPNPVGVANFRWARYLVLAAGLTAWFVLGQPRVDVPIRVGEFWPSAWLTWKHAFPMWDLRLLITLGGLALGLVVLMCWCRFVCPFGAALEVARKFAPFRFYRTEQCNDCDKCRRVCVMRTRPDEENCTNCGDCAGSCPTDCIRFGVKGRK; encoded by the coding sequence ATGTTGCATGAAATTGTCGCTCGTCCCAGCCTGCGGCTGAGGGCGCTCCAGTGGTGTAACCGCGCGGTATTGTTTGCCTCCACGCTGTTTTTGGGCGAGTGGGCCTTGTTTGGCGTGTTCCGTTGCCCCTTTGTTGTGCCCTTTGTGAGTTGCCAGAACTGCCCGGTCATTACCTGTCCCGGTCAGGTTGCGCGTATGTTTTGGGGATTCTGGGGCGTGTGGCTGGCTGTGGCGGCTCTGTTCGGCAAGGCTTTTTGCGGCTGGCTGTGCCCTGGCCAGCTTGTGAACCGGGCGCTTGCGCTCAATCCGTTCCGTTTTGGCCCTAATCCCGTGGGTGTTGCGAACTTTCGCTGGGCCCGGTATCTGGTGTTGGCGGCGGGGCTGACAGCCTGGTTTGTTCTGGGGCAGCCGCGCGTGGACGTGCCTATCCGTGTGGGGGAATTTTGGCCCTCGGCATGGCTTACATGGAAGCATGCCTTTCCCATGTGGGATTTGCGTCTGCTTATCACCTTGGGCGGGCTGGCGTTGGGGCTGGTGGTGCTGATGTGCTGGTGCCGGTTTGTCTGTCCTTTTGGTGCGGCGCTGGAGGTTGCGCGCAAGTTTGCGCCGTTCCGTTTTTATAGAACGGAGCAGTGCAATGATTGCGACAAGTGCAGGCGGGTTTGCGTTATGCGCACGAGGCCGGACGAGGAGAATTGCACCAATTGCGGCGATTGCGCGGGGAGTTGCCCCACGGATTGCATCCGCTTTGGCGTGAAGGGCCGAAAGTAG
- a CDS encoding tRNA 2-thiocytidine biosynthesis TtcA family protein, which yields MSREKRSFAQETCVKSAGKAMQKTGMLWPGCRVAVAVSGGVDSFVLLQSLKIRQGIVPFHFEIMAIHLNPGFDERSHAALLPWLAKRGIPGHIEMTTYGPDAHSEKNLRRSACFRCSWLRRKRLFELCAQYGVTHLALGHNADDLVQTFFMNLSRNGRVDGMSMNESFFGGGLQLIRPLLLVEKKFILKAAKQWELPIWANACPSAGNTARSSMGETLEHLYGVSKDSRRCIFNGLTRWQLEKNSAAAALGDEQPLPDAEERDGGAD from the coding sequence ATGAGTAGAGAAAAAAGATCATTCGCGCAGGAAACCTGTGTTAAAAGCGCGGGCAAGGCCATGCAGAAAACAGGCATGCTGTGGCCTGGATGTCGGGTTGCTGTTGCCGTTTCTGGCGGCGTGGACAGTTTTGTGTTGCTGCAAAGTCTTAAAATTCGCCAGGGAATCGTACCTTTTCACTTTGAAATCATGGCGATCCACCTCAACCCCGGTTTTGACGAGCGGAGCCACGCGGCTCTTTTGCCCTGGCTGGCCAAGCGAGGCATACCCGGTCATATTGAAATGACAACCTACGGCCCGGACGCGCATTCAGAAAAGAATCTGCGCAGGTCGGCCTGTTTCCGCTGTTCCTGGCTGCGGCGCAAGCGCCTGTTTGAGCTGTGCGCCCAGTATGGCGTGACCCACCTCGCGCTTGGGCACAATGCGGACGATCTGGTGCAGACGTTCTTCATGAATCTGAGCCGCAATGGGCGTGTGGACGGCATGAGCATGAATGAGTCGTTTTTTGGCGGCGGCCTGCAACTGATACGCCCGCTGCTGCTGGTGGAAAAAAAGTTTATCCTCAAGGCTGCCAAACAGTGGGAACTGCCCATCTGGGCCAATGCCTGCCCCTCGGCTGGCAATACCGCCCGCAGTTCCATGGGGGAAACGCTGGAACACCTGTATGGGGTATCCAAGGATTCGCGGCGGTGCATTTTTAATGGTCTGACCCGCTGGCAGCTTGAAAAGAACAGCGCGGCTGCGGCCTTGGGCGATGAGCAGCCCCTGCCGGACGCAGAAGAGCGTGACGGCGGTGCGGATTGA
- the fliW gene encoding flagellar assembly protein FliW: MARNKEIEIDTRLGRRCIDTDKVVHFPRGLAGFENERDFILLQIRPEAPLLILQSVNTPVVGLLVADPYSFFDKSYAPQVGDAERQLLHIESLEQAAVLVTVSIPAGAPEQAALNLTGPIVINYEARVGLQVPQCGEGLQQVNLHSLKPVEEAQDAETTPADGATPQESCCVKAAPTE, from the coding sequence ATGGCACGAAACAAAGAAATAGAAATCGACACCCGTCTTGGACGCCGTTGCATCGATACGGATAAGGTTGTGCATTTTCCCCGTGGGCTGGCCGGGTTTGAAAACGAGCGGGATTTTATCCTGCTTCAGATCCGTCCTGAAGCGCCTTTGCTTATTTTGCAGAGCGTGAATACCCCGGTAGTTGGCCTGCTGGTGGCCGATCCATACAGTTTTTTTGACAAATCCTACGCACCCCAGGTAGGAGATGCCGAAAGGCAGTTGCTCCATATTGAGAGCCTTGAGCAGGCAGCCGTGCTGGTGACGGTTTCCATCCCTGCGGGCGCGCCCGAGCAGGCCGCGCTCAATCTCACAGGCCCCATTGTCATCAATTATGAGGCCCGCGTGGGGTTGCAGGTGCCGCAGTGCGGCGAAGGACTGCAGCAGGTGAACCTGCACTCGCTCAAACCAGTGGAAGAAGCACAGGATGCAGAAACTACCCCTGCAGATGGTGCCACCCCTCAGGAATCTTGCTGCGTCAAGGCCGCACCCACGGAATAA